One genomic segment of Photobacterium sp. DA100 includes these proteins:
- a CDS encoding DUF2065 domain-containing protein has protein sequence MSKAVWMALGLVLVFEGLGPLLAPRGWREMVSQLSQQDDNALRRIGGCLVVAGSVIAYMMYTSM, from the coding sequence ATGAGTAAGGCAGTATGGATGGCATTGGGGCTAGTGCTTGTCTTTGAAGGACTTGGCCCCTTGCTGGCCCCGAGAGGCTGGCGCGAGATGGTGAGCCAGTTGAGCCAGCAGGATGACAATGCCCTGCGCCGTATCGGTGGGTGCTTGGTGGTTGCTGGCAGTGTCATCGCTTATATGATGTACACTAGTATGTAA
- a CDS encoding adenylosuccinate synthase: MANNVVVLGTQWGDEGKGKIVDLLTEDAKYVVRYQGGHNAGHTLVIDGEKTVLHLIPSGILRDNVKCIIGNGVVLSPDALMKEMGPLEERGIPVRERLFLSEACPLILPYHIALDQAREIARGKKAIGTTGRGIGPAYEDKVARRGLRVGDLFDKEAFAEKLKEVMAYHNFQLEHYYNAEPVSYEEVLENIMAQADILTSMVIDVTKELDDARLRGDKIMFEGAQGTLLDIDHGTYPYVTSSNTTAGGVAAGSGFGPRHLGYILGIAKAYCTRVGAGPFPTELYDGQDKQDPVGKHLGTVGNEFGATTGRLRRTGWFDAVAMRRAIQINSISGFCLTKLDVLDGLEEIKICTGYKTKDGEILEVSPMAADAYENIEPIYETVPGWSETTFGAKSLDALPQAALDYIARIEELTGVPIDIISTGPDRNETIIKVHPYGE, from the coding sequence ATGGCAAATAATGTAGTCGTTCTTGGCACCCAATGGGGTGACGAAGGTAAAGGTAAGATCGTTGATCTATTGACCGAAGATGCAAAATACGTAGTGCGCTACCAAGGTGGCCACAACGCTGGTCACACCCTAGTCATTGACGGTGAAAAAACTGTCCTTCACCTGATCCCATCAGGTATCCTACGTGACAACGTTAAATGTATCATCGGTAACGGTGTTGTACTTTCTCCAGACGCACTGATGAAAGAAATGGGTCCACTTGAAGAGCGTGGTATCCCTGTTCGTGAACGTCTGTTCCTGTCAGAAGCTTGTCCGCTAATCCTTCCTTACCACATTGCCCTTGACCAAGCGCGTGAAATCGCTCGCGGTAAGAAGGCAATCGGTACAACTGGCCGTGGTATCGGCCCAGCTTACGAAGACAAAGTTGCTCGCCGTGGTCTGCGTGTCGGCGACCTGTTCGACAAAGAAGCATTTGCCGAGAAGCTTAAAGAAGTTATGGCTTACCACAACTTCCAGCTTGAGCATTACTACAATGCTGAGCCGGTAAGCTACGAAGAAGTACTTGAAAACATCATGGCGCAGGCCGATATCCTGACGTCAATGGTTATCGACGTAACTAAAGAGCTTGATGATGCACGTCTACGCGGCGACAAGATCATGTTCGAAGGTGCGCAGGGTACCCTACTTGATATCGACCACGGTACATACCCGTACGTAACCTCTTCTAACACCACCGCTGGTGGTGTGGCGGCAGGTTCTGGCTTCGGCCCACGCCACCTTGGCTACATCCTAGGTATCGCGAAAGCATACTGTACCCGTGTTGGTGCAGGTCCGTTCCCGACCGAGCTATATGACGGTCAAGACAAGCAAGACCCAGTGGGTAAGCATCTTGGTACCGTCGGCAACGAGTTCGGCGCTACAACAGGCCGTCTACGCCGCACTGGTTGGTTCGATGCCGTTGCTATGCGTCGCGCTATTCAGATCAATTCAATCTCAGGCTTCTGCCTAACCAAGCTTGACGTATTGGACGGCCTGGAAGAGATCAAGATCTGTACTGGCTACAAGACCAAAGATGGCGAAATCCTAGAAGTCTCTCCAATGGCGGCTGACGCTTACGAGAACATCGAGCCAATCTACGAAACGGTACCTGGCTGGTCTGAAACAACATTCGGTGCCAAGTCTCTGGATGCACTTCCACAGGCGGCTCTAGATTACATCGCACGTATTGAAGAGCTAACGGGTGTGCCAATCGACATCATCTCTACCGGTCCTGACCGTAACGAGACAATCATCAAGGTTCACCCGTACGGTGAGTAA